Proteins encoded together in one Capricornis sumatraensis isolate serow.1 chromosome 3, serow.2, whole genome shotgun sequence window:
- the MDH2 gene encoding malate dehydrogenase, mitochondrial isoform X2, with protein MLSALARPAGAALRRSFSTSAQNNAKVAVLGASGGIGQPLSLLLKNSPLVSRLTLYDIAHTPGVAADLSHIETRATVKGYLGPEQLPDCLKGCDVVVIPAGVPRKPGMTRDDLFNTNATIVATLTTACAQHCPEAMICIISNPDLDPARVNVPVIGGHAGKTIIPLISQCTPKVELPQDQLATLTGRIQEAGTEVVKAKAGAGSATLSMAYAGARFVFSLVDAMNGKEGVVECSFVKSQETDCPYFSTPLLLGKKGIEKNLGIGKVSPFEEKMIAEAIPELKASIKKGEEFVKNMK; from the exons ATGCTTTCCGCCCTCGCCCGGCCTGCCGGCGCCGCTCTCCGCCGCAGCTTCAGCACCTCGGCCCAG AACAATGCTAAAGTAGCCGTGCTGGGGGCTTCCGGAGGAATTGGGCAGCCACTTTCGCTTCTTCTGAAGAACAGCCCATTGGTGAGCCGCCTGACCCTCTACGATATCGCTCACACGCCTGGAGTGGCTGCCGACCTGAGCCACATCGAGACCAGAGCGACCGTTAAAG gctACCTCGGACCTGAGCAGCTGCCAGACTGCCTGAAGGGCTGCGATGTGGTGGTCATTCCGGCAGGAGTCCCAAGAAAACCAG GTATGACCCGAGATGACTTGTTCAATACCAACGCCACGATTGTGGCCACCCTGACCACTGCCTGTGCCCAGCACTGTCCGGAAGCCATGATCTGCATCATCTCAAATCCG GATTTGGACCCAGCCCGAGTCAACGTCCCCGTCATCGGTGGCCATGCTGGGAAAACCATCATCCCCTTGATCTCTCAG TGCACCCCCAAGGTGGAATTGCCCCAGGACCAGCTGGCCACCCTCACCGGTCGGATCCAGGAAGCCGGCACCGAGGTGGTCAAGGCGAAGGCCGGAGCGG GCTCTGCCACCCTGTCCATGGCATACGCCGGAGCCCGCTTTGTCTTCTCCCTCGTGGACGCGATGAACGGAAAGGAAGGAGTCGTTGAATGTTCCTTCGTTAAGTCCCAAGAAACGGACTGTCCGTATTTCTCCACACCGTTGCTGCTGGGG aaAAAGGGCATCGAGAAGAATCTAGGCATCGGCAAGGTCTCCCCTTTCGAAGAAAAGATGATTGCCGAGGCCATCCCTGAGCTGAAAGCCTCCATCAAGAAAGGAGAGGAGTTTGTCAAGAACATGAAATGA
- the MDH2 gene encoding malate dehydrogenase, mitochondrial isoform X1 yields MLSALARPAGAALRRSFSTSAQNNAKVAVLGASGGIGQPLSLLLKNSPLVSRLTLYDIAHTPGVAADLSHIETRATVKGYLGPEQLPDCLKGCDVVVIPAGVPRKPGMTRDDLFNTNATIVATLTTACAQHCPEAMICIISNPVNSTIPITAEVFKKHGVYNPNKIFGVTTLDIVRANAFVAELKDLDPARVNVPVIGGHAGKTIIPLISQCTPKVELPQDQLATLTGRIQEAGTEVVKAKAGAGSATLSMAYAGARFVFSLVDAMNGKEGVVECSFVKSQETDCPYFSTPLLLGKKGIEKNLGIGKVSPFEEKMIAEAIPELKASIKKGEEFVKNMK; encoded by the exons ATGCTTTCCGCCCTCGCCCGGCCTGCCGGCGCCGCTCTCCGCCGCAGCTTCAGCACCTCGGCCCAG AACAATGCTAAAGTAGCCGTGCTGGGGGCTTCCGGAGGAATTGGGCAGCCACTTTCGCTTCTTCTGAAGAACAGCCCATTGGTGAGCCGCCTGACCCTCTACGATATCGCTCACACGCCTGGAGTGGCTGCCGACCTGAGCCACATCGAGACCAGAGCGACCGTTAAAG gctACCTCGGACCTGAGCAGCTGCCAGACTGCCTGAAGGGCTGCGATGTGGTGGTCATTCCGGCAGGAGTCCCAAGAAAACCAG GTATGACCCGAGATGACTTGTTCAATACCAACGCCACGATTGTGGCCACCCTGACCACTGCCTGTGCCCAGCACTGTCCGGAAGCCATGATCTGCATCATCTCAAATCCG GTTAACTCCACCATCCCAATCACAGCGGAAGTTTTCAAGAAACATGGAGTGTACAACCCCAATAAAATCTTCGGGGTGACAACCCTGGACATTGTCCGAGCCAACGCTTTCGTTGCAGAGCTGAAG GATTTGGACCCAGCCCGAGTCAACGTCCCCGTCATCGGTGGCCATGCTGGGAAAACCATCATCCCCTTGATCTCTCAG TGCACCCCCAAGGTGGAATTGCCCCAGGACCAGCTGGCCACCCTCACCGGTCGGATCCAGGAAGCCGGCACCGAGGTGGTCAAGGCGAAGGCCGGAGCGG GCTCTGCCACCCTGTCCATGGCATACGCCGGAGCCCGCTTTGTCTTCTCCCTCGTGGACGCGATGAACGGAAAGGAAGGAGTCGTTGAATGTTCCTTCGTTAAGTCCCAAGAAACGGACTGTCCGTATTTCTCCACACCGTTGCTGCTGGGG aaAAAGGGCATCGAGAAGAATCTAGGCATCGGCAAGGTCTCCCCTTTCGAAGAAAAGATGATTGCCGAGGCCATCCCTGAGCTGAAAGCCTCCATCAAGAAAGGAGAGGAGTTTGTCAAGAACATGAAATGA